In Blastococcus saxobsidens DD2, the genomic stretch GGATCGCCCGAGCGGCGAGGGAGTCCGGCGGGGGCGTGGACGGCCGGGCCCGGGTCTTGCACTCGGTGATGGCAGAGGTCGAGGCCGCGCTCCGTGGACCCGTCGGCTGCACGACGGTGTCCTGGCTCGACTCCGCACAGCTCGCCGCCGCGGTGCGCACCAGCTTCGCCCCGGGTGACCGTGGCGAGCTGGTCGCCGCCGACCTGGCGGCCGCCTCCGGCCAGCAGTTGGCCACCGGGGTGCCGATGGCCGCCGCGGCACCCACGATGGCGCGCGCCGAGGTGCGGCACTACCTGCACGACGCCTGGGCGTCGGTGACCGACACGATCCTGCTGCCCGACTCCGGTGCGGTGCTCGGCGCGCTCGCCCCGGTGCTCGTGCCGACGGTGGCGGGGGAGCGGCGCTGCCTGACCGTCTTCCTCGACCCGCTGCCGCTGACCCGGGCGACCCGGGTGGTTAGTCGGGAGCAGATGAGCGCCACCACCGGCAACGAGATGCGCGCCCGGATGGGTTTCCGGCAGCGGGCCCGGCAGCGTCGGGACACCGAGCGGGTCGGTGCCGCCGAGGAGAAGCTCACCGCCGGCCGCGCTCTGGTGCGCGTCGCCGCGGCGGCCTGCGTCACCGTGCCGGCGACGTGGCCTGTGGTCGAGCACGGCCGCCGGCTGTCCGCCTCGGTCCGGGCCGCCGGCTTCGTGCCGCTGCGACTCGACCTGGCGCAGGACTCAGCCTTCGCCGCCGCCGCCATTCCCCTCGGCGTCGGGCTGCCGGACCGCAGAGGTCGACAATGAGCCGCCGTCCCTTCCGCCGTGGCCGGGACGTCGCTGTCCTGCTCGACCACTTCGGCCACCGGCTGCCCGCCGTTCCCGCGGTCGAGACCGCGGCACGGGAACGGGGGCCGTTCACCCATCTGGTGCCCCGCCGCGGCCCCCGCGGACGTGGTCGTGGCCGAGCGGCGGCGCTGGCGCCGCTGTCGGTATGGCGGATGACCTCGGAGCAGACGCCGGTGATGTGGCCCCTGATCGCCACCTCGGGCCTACCGCCCACCGGCGCACAGATGGGACTCGACCTGCTGTCCGGCGGAGCGTTCTACTGCGACCCGGTCGGCTGGGTCACCGACGACGACATCCCGGTCACCAACCCCAACGTCGTCGTCTTCGGCAAGCCCGGCCGCGGCAAGTCCGCCACCGTCAAGGCCTTCGCGCTGCGGATGCTCGCCTACGGCTATCGCACTCTCATCCTCGGGGACACCAAGGACGAGTACGAGCCCCTCTGCAGAGCACTCGGCGTGGAGCCGTTCGTCATCGGTCACGGCCTGCCGACCCGGGTGAACCCGCTGGCCTTCGGCCCGCTCGGGCACGGCTGGGACCGCCT encodes the following:
- a CDS encoding SCO6880 family protein, which produces MSAHRYGEYAKDVSGWFLGMTGTQLALVTLAGVPALLALNGQAWGLFVGWLPVWALLAVVLLVPIRGRAAGRWFGDLCLHAIGGAMGWAAFGSRAGAGTADDLSQADLPGVLAGIRTHDGPPFGQMFTRPVIVQNCAARTWAAVASIAHPGIGLAEAGERDRMGAGLAEMCELAARTELIDVLVLQVRTVPDDGAERAAWERAHTHPDAPTLAARVNALLGATLTPAAVRTEAFVTVVVGEGRIARAARESGGGVDGRARVLHSVMAEVEAALRGPVGCTTVSWLDSAQLAAAVRTSFAPGDRGELVAADLAAASGQQLATGVPMAAAAPTMARAEVRHYLHDAWASVTDTILLPDSGAVLGALAPVLVPTVAGERRCLTVFLDPLPLTRATRVVSREQMSATTGNEMRARMGFRQRARQRRDTERVGAAEEKLTAGRALVRVAAAACVTVPATWPVVEHGRRLSASVRAAGFVPLRLDLAQDSAFAAAAIPLGVGLPDRRGRQ